The following proteins are co-located in the Roseovarius arcticus genome:
- a CDS encoding SUF system Fe-S cluster assembly protein produces MTENPQPFEGIPLIAPSSTGHPQYEAIVAACRSVFDPEIPVNIYDLGLIYTIDIDAENAVKIIMTLTAPGCPVAGEMPGWVADAIEPLDGIKQVDVDLVWEPPWGMDMMSDEARLELGFM; encoded by the coding sequence ATGACCGAAAATCCACAACCCTTCGAGGGTATTCCACTGATCGCGCCCTCCTCGACCGGGCATCCGCAGTATGAGGCCATCGTGGCCGCGTGCCGGTCCGTGTTTGATCCAGAGATCCCGGTGAATATCTACGATCTGGGTCTGATCTACACCATCGACATTGATGCCGAGAACGCGGTCAAGATTATCATGACGCTCACCGCCCCCGGCTGCCCCGTCGCGGGCGAAATGCCTGGATGGGTCGCAGATGCAATTGAACCGCTGGATGGCATCAAACAGGTCGACGTCGATCTGGTATGGGAGCCGCCCTGGGGTATGGACATGATGAGCGATGAAGCCCGGCTGGAACTCGGCTTTATGTAA